In Flammeovirgaceae bacterium, the sequence ACCGGCCGGAGTTGGGCACCAGAAGCACCTTTTTAAAAACTTGCTTTGAGGATGCCGTTCAACAGCTTACTGTAAAACTTGGCTCCAATACTAAAAACTGGCAGTACGGCCAGCCGGCCTACCATCACATACATATTAAACATCCGCTGAGCAATGCCCTGAGCGATTCGCTGCAGAAGATTTTCAACTGCGGGCCCTTACCGCGTGGCGGATCAGCCTCTACACCTAATGTAACCAGCAACAACGATAACCAAAGCCATGGGGCTACCTTCAGGATGGTGGCCGATGTTTCCGACTGGGATAATACAACATTTACGAATTCGCCCGGGCAAAGCGGTGATGTGCGCAGTGTATTTTATCGAAATCTTTTTGAAGGCTGGGCTAAGGATACGCATTTTAAGGTTTATTTTTCACGTGCTAAAATTGAGAGTAATGCACACGAAAAAAACCTGTTAACCCCCCATGCCCGTTGATCTTTGGCTTTTGAAAAAAACGCTGCCCCAACTCAGCGAAGCGTTACAAAAACAGTTTGCCTCCGAAGGAACCGCAACCGAACTGGAAAGCGGTGCCGAAATCCTGAAAGAAGGTCAGTTGGTTAAAATGATACCCATTGTACTTGATGGGCTGGTGAAAGTTTTTACCCGTTACGAAGACAAGGAGTTACTATTGTACTACATCAGGCCCCGCGAAAGTTGTGTGATGTCGTTTCTGGCCGGCATCAAAAATCAGCCCAGCCGGATTTTTGCGCTTGCCGAAGAGCGTACCACGTTACTACTCCTTCCTTCACAAAAGCTGGAGCGATGGATAAACGAATACCCGCAACTGAATAACCTGTTTTATGATCTATACAACAATCGCTACTCTGAATTAATAGACACACTGCACCAACTCATTTTTCAAAAGCTGGATGCCCGGTTGTATGACTACCTGGTTGAAAAAAGCCGGCTTAAGGACACGGCCTTCCTGGATATACGCCACCGCGAAATTGCCCAGGATTTGGGCACTTCGCGCGAGGTTATTACCCGCGTGCTTAAAAAACTCGAAAAAGAAGGAAAAATCAGGCAAACTCATCTGGGCATCCACCTGCTATGATTTTTATCAGCCGGTGACCAACGTCACCGGTTTTGCCAACATGCAAACCTAATTTTGATTTATCATTTCAGTTATGAAAAACAAGGCCCTGAAACTCATCGTGGTTTGTTTGATGTGCGTGGGCATTGTTTACCTGCTGGTTTGGATTTTTAAATAGAAAAACTAAAACCTCAATCGTTATGAAAAAGAACATGGGAAACGTTGATCGGATCATCCGGGTAATCCTGGCTGTGATTTTTGGCGTGCTGTATTTTACCGGAACGGTAAGCGGCACCCTGGGCCTGGTGTTGATTATTCTTGGCGCGGTATTCTTGCTGACCAGCTTGGTTAGCTTTTGCCCGCTCTACGCCATCGTGGGCCTGAGTACCTGCCCGACAAAAACAGCTTAAGTAGTTAGCGGGTTCTGGCTTGGTTAACGGTCAGAGTCCGCTTATCCTTTACTTTAATAGTCTTCGAACCACTGAAATGTTCGCAGCACGATGTGGTTTTTTTCCCTTCGGAGGTAATCCAGAAATGCCTGCGCCACCGGAGAATGTTTTTTACCCTTCAGCCAGATAAGACTCCAGGTGGTTTTGATAGGCAGCCCCTTTACCGGTATTATCTGGAGTTGGTGTTCATGCAGTTCATTTTTAATACCAATCAGGGGCATGATGGAATAACCCAGCCCGGCCAGCACCGCCTGTTTAACAGCTTCATTGGAAGTTAACTCCATTTTACGCACAACCGGAATATTGTTTCTGTTAATAAACGCTTCCATCGTTTGGCGCGTACCCGAGCCCTTTTCCCTGAAAATAAGCGGCAATTCGCGAAGCAGGTTTTTTGAATACGGTTCCTTCTTAAAAGCCCGCTCCATGTTACCGATCAGGTAAAGCTTGTTTTGCATCAGATCAATCCGATCAACCCGCAAAGATGTTGGCAGGATCGAAACCAATGAAAAGTCAACCTCGTTGTTTTCCAGGCTTTGAATCACCTGGCTTTTATTGGTTACATCGATGACTACTTCAACACCTCCGTGCTG encodes:
- a CDS encoding Crp/Fnr family transcriptional regulator gives rise to the protein MPVDLWLLKKTLPQLSEALQKQFASEGTATELESGAEILKEGQLVKMIPIVLDGLVKVFTRYEDKELLLYYIRPRESCVMSFLAGIKNQPSRIFALAEERTTLLLLPSQKLERWINEYPQLNNLFYDLYNNRYSELIDTLHQLIFQKLDARLYDYLVEKSRLKDTAFLDIRHREIAQDLGTSREVITRVLKKLEKEGKIRQTHLGIHLL
- a CDS encoding DUF2892 domain-containing protein, which encodes MKKNMGNVDRIIRVILAVIFGVLYFTGTVSGTLGLVLIILGAVFLLTSLVSFCPLYAIVGLSTCPTKTA
- a CDS encoding LysR family transcriptional regulator; translated protein: MNYTLHQLQIFLKVVEAGSVTKASEDLHLTQPAVSIQLKNFQDQFDLPLIEVVGRKLYVTDFGREVAQSAARILEEVNLLKGKLYEHRGQLFGKLRISVVSTGKYVMPHFIAGFARQHGGVEVVIDVTNKSQVIQSLENNEVDFSLVSILPTSLRVDRIDLMQNKLYLIGNMERAFKKEPYSKNLLRELPLIFREKGSGTRQTMEAFINRNNIPVVRKMELTSNEAVKQAVLAGLGYSIMPLIGIKNELHEHQLQIIPVKGLPIKTTWSLIWLKGKKHSPVAQAFLDYLRREKNHIVLRTFQWFEDY